A genomic window from Anthocerotibacter panamensis C109 includes:
- a CDS encoding hypothetical protein (catalyzes the formation of D-fructose 6-phosphate from D-glucose 6-phosphate): MLRVNYYNMMSAPDLVGLPVSCLDALVAKGKTVHTALMAQQQAGDLYFVDILDQSPSERQHIQDLAAKVRGNYENLAILGIGGSSLGPIAVHQALNGPFYNERVLQGMVDGPRIFFLDNVDPDTLAIFAKTVDLTKTCFNVISKSGGTTETLAQMLWIIDQLKALNPDGWKDQLIITTDPDRGSFRSLVHSGNFASLPIPYPLGGRYTVLSAVGLLPAATVGLDIDGLLAGAKAMRERCTSADLRENPAYLLGALHYLADQHGHNIAVMMPYSDRLYGFAQWFGQLWAESLGKKFATTGEIVSTGQTPVSARGTTDQHSQVQLYAEGPHDKLISFLRLAEPSPALPITSDGLGEPGFQFLIGAEFGQLLNAEEQAIEFALRQFGCISYTLELQRLDAPTLGAMIYLYELATVFAGGLYGVNPLDQPGVELGKVLTFGLMGRSGYEEQKSAIQGYQTERQKSPYVME, from the coding sequence ATGTTACGGGTAAATTACTACAACATGATGTCTGCCCCCGATCTCGTGGGCCTCCCCGTCAGTTGCCTGGATGCCCTCGTGGCAAAGGGCAAAACCGTCCACACTGCGCTGATGGCCCAGCAACAGGCAGGCGACCTTTACTTTGTCGATATTCTGGACCAATCTCCCAGCGAACGCCAACACATCCAAGACCTCGCTGCCAAGGTCCGGGGGAACTACGAAAACCTGGCTATCCTCGGCATCGGTGGTTCTTCTTTGGGACCCATTGCGGTCCATCAGGCCCTCAACGGCCCCTTCTACAACGAACGCGTCCTGCAAGGGATGGTGGACGGACCGCGCATTTTCTTTTTGGACAACGTGGACCCCGACACCTTAGCCATTTTTGCGAAGACCGTGGACCTGACCAAGACCTGTTTCAACGTCATCTCCAAATCCGGGGGGACCACCGAAACCCTGGCCCAGATGCTCTGGATCATCGATCAGCTCAAAGCCCTCAACCCTGATGGCTGGAAAGACCAACTCATCATCACCACCGACCCGGACCGGGGTAGTTTTCGCAGTCTAGTCCATAGCGGTAACTTCGCCTCCCTGCCCATTCCCTACCCCCTCGGCGGACGCTATACCGTGCTGTCTGCGGTGGGACTGCTCCCTGCGGCTACAGTGGGCCTCGATATCGATGGGCTGTTGGCGGGGGCCAAGGCAATGCGCGAACGCTGCACCAGTGCTGACCTGCGCGAGAACCCAGCCTATCTACTAGGCGCGCTCCACTATCTTGCCGACCAACACGGGCACAATATCGCAGTCATGATGCCCTACAGCGACCGCCTCTACGGCTTCGCCCAATGGTTCGGGCAACTGTGGGCCGAGAGTCTAGGCAAAAAATTTGCGACCACAGGCGAAATCGTCAGCACTGGTCAGACGCCGGTCTCCGCTCGGGGCACCACCGACCAGCACTCCCAGGTACAACTTTACGCCGAAGGCCCCCACGACAAGCTGATTAGTTTCTTGCGCCTCGCTGAGCCAAGTCCGGCGCTTCCTATCACCTCAGATGGGCTAGGCGAGCCCGGATTCCAATTCCTGATCGGAGCTGAGTTTGGGCAATTGCTCAACGCTGAGGAGCAAGCGATTGAGTTTGCCCTGCGCCAGTTCGGGTGTATTTCCTATACCCTTGAGCTACAAAGGCTGGATGCTCCGACCCTAGGCGCTATGATCTACCTCTATGAGTTAGCAACGGTCTTTGCCGGGGGGCTCTATGGCGTCAACCCCCTCGACCAACCGGGGGTGGAGTTGGGTAAAGTACTGACGTTTGGTCTGATGGGCCGCAGTGGCTACGAGGAGCAAAAGTCCGCTATCCAGGGCTATCAAACTGAGCGGCAGAAGTCTCCCTACGTGATGGAGTAA
- a CDS encoding segregation/condensation protein A, whose product MPQDAIGLLLELARRGEVDPWDIDVVQLTDRFLASMGELTTRDLALTGQALFYASLLIHLKAQILEARTFPQPVPEELMAEEPNIVYFPLPLEQMLKRRLSAPQNLPQRPLTLQELLAHLKEAEHLDQQKILPLTPSRLPPGSVRTLEQVKELAHQENLEDLIHRVRERVARSFHTDTPLSLEELIAGEDDQLGTFIALLFLAARSLVLLDQEDFYGEIWVSPGERWTLESLTT is encoded by the coding sequence ATGCCCCAAGACGCGATAGGTCTGCTGCTCGAGTTGGCCCGCCGCGGAGAGGTGGACCCTTGGGACATCGATGTGGTACAACTGACCGACCGCTTTTTAGCTTCCATGGGGGAGTTGACGACCCGCGATTTGGCCCTGACCGGACAGGCGCTTTTCTATGCTTCGCTGCTCATTCACCTCAAGGCTCAGATCTTAGAGGCACGGACCTTCCCACAGCCCGTCCCCGAAGAGCTGATGGCTGAGGAGCCGAATATCGTCTACTTCCCCCTACCTCTAGAGCAGATGCTCAAGCGGCGACTCTCCGCCCCCCAAAATCTGCCTCAACGTCCGCTCACACTCCAAGAACTCCTCGCCCACCTCAAAGAAGCCGAACACCTAGACCAGCAAAAAATCCTCCCACTCACCCCAAGCCGTCTTCCTCCCGGCTCGGTACGCACTCTAGAGCAAGTCAAAGAACTCGCCCACCAGGAGAACTTAGAGGACCTCATCCACCGTGTCCGCGAACGGGTCGCCCGCTCTTTCCACACCGACACGCCCCTCTCGCTAGAGGAACTGATTGCAGGCGAAGACGACCAGCTAGGAACCTTCATCGCGCTGTTGTTCCTCGCTGCCCGCTCGTTGGTGCTGCTCGACCAGGAGGATTTCTACGGCGAGATCTGGGTCTCCCCCGGCGAACGCTGGACCTTAGAATCCCTCACGACCTAA
- a CDS encoding TIGR01548 family HAD-type hydrolase, whose translation MSQRPSWDEYFMSLAKLAATRSTCRAVSVGAVIVKDRQVLATGYNGPPRGFAHCTELGYCYVGVARCDLDQSYTSRASHAEANAIAMAARKGISVEGATMYTTLEPCLSCTKLILAAGLVQVFYEEGLTWHKSRATFAQEMPIPITALKLSTTAVERAVAFLEQPTSLKNPSDPPGYNPTLKTLLALDIDGVVRDVQGSYLRALADTVAHFTGGQFRPSHADIDELKSEGVWNNDWEGSQELVYRYFEGLGKNRAQVSLSYPELVDFFQERYLGQNLDGYIRDETLLIDREFFDRWDRAGIGWGFVSGASRKSAQFILCERLGLVSPPLVAMGEAREKPDPEGLQKLIAHFQAPISQVVYCGDTVADMLTITRAAQSDPTRTYRAVGVLPPHNLTAHYRQQLIQAGAHQVVTGLAELTVEGLEALFAGA comes from the coding sequence ATGAGCCAACGACCCTCCTGGGACGAATATTTCATGTCCCTTGCCAAACTTGCTGCCACCCGCTCCACCTGTCGGGCGGTCTCCGTAGGTGCGGTTATTGTCAAAGACCGCCAAGTACTCGCCACGGGCTACAATGGTCCGCCTCGGGGGTTTGCCCACTGTACGGAGTTGGGCTACTGCTATGTGGGGGTGGCGCGCTGTGACCTGGACCAGTCCTATACCTCCCGCGCTTCTCACGCTGAGGCTAATGCCATCGCCATGGCTGCGCGCAAGGGTATTTCCGTCGAAGGGGCGACGATGTATACGACCCTGGAGCCCTGTCTCTCCTGCACCAAATTGATTCTGGCGGCGGGTCTGGTCCAAGTCTTTTATGAGGAAGGGCTCACTTGGCACAAATCCCGAGCGACCTTTGCCCAGGAGATGCCCATTCCCATCACTGCGCTTAAGCTCTCGACCACTGCGGTGGAGCGGGCGGTGGCGTTTCTGGAACAGCCGACCTCGCTTAAAAATCCGTCCGACCCACCGGGCTACAACCCCACCCTCAAGACGCTGCTTGCTCTTGACATCGACGGGGTGGTCCGCGACGTGCAAGGCTCCTATCTGCGTGCCCTCGCCGACACGGTGGCACACTTCACGGGCGGGCAGTTTCGTCCTAGCCATGCCGATATCGATGAACTCAAGTCCGAGGGCGTCTGGAACAACGACTGGGAGGGCTCCCAGGAATTGGTCTACCGCTATTTTGAAGGTCTGGGCAAAAACCGTGCCCAAGTGTCGTTGTCCTACCCGGAGTTGGTAGATTTCTTTCAGGAGCGCTATCTGGGGCAAAATCTTGACGGCTATATCCGCGACGAGACGCTCCTGATTGACCGGGAGTTTTTTGACCGCTGGGACCGAGCAGGGATCGGCTGGGGATTTGTGAGTGGGGCTTCGCGAAAATCCGCCCAATTCATCCTCTGTGAGCGCTTGGGGTTGGTCAGCCCGCCCTTAGTCGCTATGGGCGAAGCCCGAGAGAAACCGGACCCCGAAGGACTCCAGAAGCTCATCGCCCATTTTCAAGCTCCTATCAGCCAGGTGGTCTACTGCGGAGACACAGTGGCGGACATGCTGACGATTACCCGCGCTGCTCAGAGCGACCCCACCCGCACCTACCGCGCCGTGGGTGTCCTCCCGCCCCACAACCTAACCGCCCACTATCGGCAGCAGCTCATCCAAGCGGGAGCCCATCAAGTCGTGACTGGGCTGGCTGAACTGACTGTTGAGGGTCTAGAAGCGCTTTTTGCTGGAGCATGA
- the surE gene encoding 5'/3'-nucleotidase SurE: MAGILVSNDDGVYAPGIRALAHALYACGHQVTVVCPTQERSASSSALTLNEPLRVEAVTGIFDPGITVWAVSGTPSDSVKLGLNALLASPPDCVVSGINWGPNLGTDVFYSGTVSAAMEGYLEGLPSLAISLVTHTETPNFVPAAKFVGSLLDHLPTCPLSAPYLLNVNIPALDSLSLEHIRFTQLGSRRYQDFYEKRVDPRGRIYYWLAGTVIELALPLGGLTDIQTIAQGLVAITPLNCDLGCHESLATIQNHHWLNSKAH, encoded by the coding sequence ATGGCGGGGATTCTTGTCAGCAATGACGACGGGGTCTATGCGCCGGGGATCCGGGCGCTGGCTCATGCGCTCTATGCCTGCGGTCATCAAGTCACTGTTGTCTGCCCGACCCAGGAACGTTCTGCATCCAGTTCAGCCCTGACGTTGAATGAGCCCTTGCGGGTCGAAGCGGTCACCGGGATTTTTGACCCTGGGATCACGGTCTGGGCGGTGAGTGGAACGCCTTCCGACAGTGTCAAGCTGGGCCTCAACGCGCTCCTGGCCTCCCCCCCGGACTGTGTAGTCTCGGGTATCAATTGGGGACCGAATCTGGGGACTGATGTCTTTTATTCAGGGACAGTCTCAGCGGCGATGGAGGGCTATCTGGAGGGGCTGCCCAGCCTTGCTATCTCTTTGGTCACCCACACCGAAACCCCGAACTTTGTTCCGGCAGCGAAATTTGTCGGGTCGCTGCTCGATCACCTACCTACTTGCCCGCTCAGTGCTCCGTATTTACTCAATGTCAATATTCCGGCCCTTGACAGCCTGAGCCTGGAGCATATCCGCTTCACCCAACTGGGTAGCCGCCGCTATCAAGATTTTTATGAAAAACGCGTGGACCCCCGGGGTCGTATCTATTACTGGCTCGCCGGGACAGTCATCGAACTGGCGCTTCCTTTGGGGGGGCTCACCGACATCCAGACGATTGCTCAGGGCCTAGTCGCGATCACCCCACTCAACTGCGACCTAGGCTGCCACGAGAGCCTTGCCACGATTCAGAATCACCACTGGCTCAACAGCAAGGCCCACTGA
- a CDS encoding MFS transporter translates to MEKKLPLRDMAPAGFGEVLRNQNFLRLWAGQVFSQLADKVLLILMIALVSTGLRDQDNINKITSAIYFAFTIPAILFGSVAGVFVDRWSKRAVLAGSNLLRGGLVLLIPLLPRELNLLLVITFLVSTLTQFFAPAETTTIPLILERRCLLSANSLFTTTMFGSLILGLALGEPLLAWVGVERGNWLVGGAYLVAGLILLGVGTGEDHAKRVSSDLNILKDLKEGLAYLRVNPPVRAALIQLVCLFSIFAALSIFAVGLTRVVGLKNEQFGLLLAMAGGGMAVGAWGLGQFGGRFTRAQLAFWGSVAVAVVLALLALVQNLYLVLSLCALLGVGAAMVGIPMQTVIQEETPPELRGKVFGLQNNAVNIALSFPLLLAGIAADTFGLQPVILATALMAFISAFILRRSNRIVTL, encoded by the coding sequence ATGGAAAAAAAACTACCCCTGCGTGATATGGCCCCTGCTGGCTTCGGCGAGGTCCTGCGCAACCAGAATTTTTTACGGCTTTGGGCGGGGCAGGTTTTTTCCCAATTGGCAGACAAGGTGTTACTGATCTTGATGATCGCGTTGGTCAGTACTGGATTGAGGGATCAGGATAACATCAACAAAATAACTTCGGCGATCTACTTCGCCTTCACGATACCGGCGATCCTGTTCGGTTCGGTGGCGGGAGTTTTTGTGGACCGTTGGTCGAAACGGGCGGTTCTGGCGGGCTCCAATTTGCTCAGAGGCGGATTGGTGCTGCTCATCCCCTTGCTGCCCCGCGAGCTTAATCTACTGCTTGTGATAACGTTTTTGGTCTCGACGCTGACGCAATTTTTCGCCCCTGCGGAGACCACGACCATCCCACTCATCCTAGAGCGGCGCTGCTTGCTGTCAGCTAATTCCTTGTTTACCACCACGATGTTCGGTTCTTTGATCTTGGGTCTTGCCCTGGGGGAGCCGCTTTTGGCCTGGGTCGGGGTGGAGCGCGGCAACTGGCTTGTAGGTGGAGCCTATTTGGTGGCGGGGCTGATCCTGTTGGGCGTTGGGACAGGGGAGGACCACGCCAAACGGGTTTCCTCAGACCTCAATATCCTCAAGGACTTAAAAGAGGGCCTCGCTTATCTCCGGGTCAACCCCCCGGTGCGTGCTGCCTTGATCCAATTGGTGTGCCTCTTCTCGATCTTTGCGGCCCTCTCAATCTTTGCGGTGGGCCTGACGCGGGTGGTCGGGCTCAAGAATGAGCAGTTCGGACTCCTGCTCGCCATGGCTGGGGGCGGGATGGCGGTGGGAGCCTGGGGTCTGGGTCAATTCGGGGGGCGCTTCACGCGGGCGCAGTTAGCCTTCTGGGGCTCGGTGGCGGTGGCGGTGGTCCTTGCCTTACTGGCGTTGGTACAGAACCTCTATTTAGTTCTGAGTCTGTGCGCCCTGTTAGGTGTTGGGGCGGCTATGGTCGGTATCCCAATGCAGACGGTGATTCAGGAAGAGACGCCCCCAGAGCTACGCGGCAAGGTCTTCGGGCTACAAAACAATGCCGTCAATATTGCCCTGAGCTTCCCTTTACTGCTGGCAGGGATCGCTGCTGATACTTTTGGACTACAGCCGGTGATCTTGGCGACCGCCCTAATGGCCTTCATCAGCGCCTTCATCCTGCGCCGCTCGAACCGTATCGTAACGCTGTAG
- a CDS encoding ankyrin repeat domain-containing protein: MNSVALSATELLRAVAAGEAHTVKALLTQGMDVNAQDDDGMCALVLASFKGHMAVVEVLLEAGADVDAKTNYGVTPLKAATMKGHQQIVEILTAHQSLV; this comes from the coding sequence ATGAACTCAGTGGCCCTTAGCGCGACGGAACTCCTGCGAGCGGTGGCAGCCGGAGAGGCGCACACAGTAAAAGCCCTGCTCACTCAAGGCATGGATGTAAACGCCCAAGATGACGATGGCATGTGCGCACTCGTCCTAGCGTCGTTTAAGGGGCATATGGCCGTGGTCGAAGTTCTCCTGGAGGCAGGGGCGGACGTGGACGCAAAAACGAACTACGGAGTAACCCCCCTCAAGGCCGCAACCATGAAGGGCCACCAGCAAATCGTCGAAATCCTGACAGCCCACCAGTCCTTGGTATAG
- a CDS encoding site-specific integrase, with the protein MNKFPEVDPRFDQVLAAQQIPPASWADYRKWVRFYLDFCDKYGHPPSDLESVPSFIAKLATKGQTVKQQAEAQQAVEYYASLLLPLPPKPVAAGRVSKLPLPPVTIASPISPSVAEVKTPAWQEVAARLQEQIMLRHYSPRTLEAYSVWIWKCCRFLEHKPPESVTTADVQRFLADLAVRQQVSAAAQNQAFHALLFLFRYVFKRDLGDLRDTPRAKTGSAMKKQAVPIGEFPF; encoded by the coding sequence ATGAACAAATTCCCAGAGGTTGACCCCAGGTTTGATCAAGTGCTGGCAGCGCAACAGATCCCACCTGCGTCCTGGGCCGACTATCGCAAATGGGTGCGCTTCTACCTGGATTTCTGCGACAAGTACGGGCATCCACCCAGCGACCTTGAAAGTGTGCCGTCCTTTATCGCGAAGCTGGCGACCAAGGGCCAGACCGTAAAACAGCAAGCTGAAGCTCAACAGGCGGTGGAGTATTATGCGAGTCTACTCTTGCCCTTGCCGCCCAAGCCCGTTGCCGCAGGCCGCGTAAGCAAATTGCCCCTTCCGCCTGTCACTATTGCTTCACCCATAAGCCCAAGCGTGGCAGAGGTGAAGACCCCTGCTTGGCAGGAAGTCGCGGCTCGGCTCCAAGAACAAATCATGCTGCGCCACTATTCACCCAGGACCCTGGAAGCCTACTCCGTTTGGATCTGGAAATGCTGCCGGTTCCTGGAGCATAAACCTCCAGAATCCGTCACAACCGCCGATGTCCAACGGTTTCTTGCGGACTTGGCGGTTCGGCAACAAGTCTCCGCCGCCGCCCAGAATCAGGCATTTCATGCGCTGTTATTTCTGTTTCGCTATGTGTTCAAGCGCGACCTTGGCGACCTTCGGGATACGCCACGGGCCAAAACTGGATCAGCAATGAAAAAGCAGGCCGTTCCAATTGGCGAGTTTCCCTTTTAG
- a CDS encoding AbiTii domain-containing protein, producing the protein MSLLRDIQNTAVDSASDVATLLRKCKILAVRLGNSDFRNWVDRELNGYDDRDALPDYRKLRVESVGHFSGAFNSGLRNAPIPPVCLPAELRESIGYSYLMQPISAYTSLVDKQERSNAQENWPADLVALVGRDIYQHMNCMAAWKIIPYNALVALIDTIKTRVLNFSLEIEAQAPHAGEATLHELPLPQDKVSQVFNTYITGSVQNVATGGSHFSQHTSSNNGASDEVFRGLIEALAAVTNKQQEARRLTSAAEEMRQAFGSDSFGARYKNFMSLLSDHIQVFGPVVAPYLPALAAFVAQ; encoded by the coding sequence GTGTCCCTCCTTCGCGACATTCAGAATACAGCGGTGGATTCTGCTAGTGACGTAGCCACTCTTCTCAGGAAATGCAAAATTCTCGCAGTGCGACTTGGAAACTCAGATTTTCGTAACTGGGTTGACAGGGAGCTAAATGGGTACGATGACCGCGATGCTTTACCTGATTACAGAAAGCTACGCGTTGAATCTGTCGGTCATTTTTCCGGCGCATTCAATAGCGGGTTGCGAAACGCGCCGATTCCGCCCGTCTGCCTCCCTGCAGAACTACGTGAAAGCATCGGGTATTCCTACTTGATGCAGCCCATTAGCGCCTACACATCGTTGGTTGATAAGCAAGAGCGGTCAAACGCTCAAGAAAACTGGCCAGCAGATCTCGTTGCGTTAGTTGGACGCGACATATACCAGCACATGAATTGCATGGCTGCCTGGAAGATCATTCCGTATAACGCGCTCGTCGCGCTAATCGACACCATCAAAACAAGGGTTCTGAATTTCAGTCTTGAAATTGAAGCACAAGCACCGCACGCAGGAGAAGCAACTTTGCACGAACTCCCTTTACCGCAAGACAAGGTGTCTCAGGTATTTAACACCTACATAACAGGCTCAGTTCAAAACGTTGCAACTGGCGGCAGTCATTTCAGCCAACACACATCTTCAAACAATGGTGCCTCAGATGAAGTATTCCGGGGCCTCATCGAAGCACTTGCCGCAGTGACCAATAAGCAGCAAGAAGCGCGTCGTCTTACAAGCGCAGCGGAAGAAATGAGGCAGGCGTTCGGCAGTGATAGCTTCGGTGCCCGGTACAAGAATTTTATGTCGCTCTTATCCGATCACATCCAAGTCTTTGGCCCTGTAGTCGCACCTTATCTTCCGGCTTTAGCTGCATTCGTGGCGCAATGA
- a CDS encoding YraN family protein produces MTKLPAEQGQSAEVWLAEQLTQQGWQVLARRWHCRWGELDLVLLGEELVVFVEVKARRQVGIDGQGLLAITPAKQRKLIRTAGLFLASREELEQCACRFDVALVGIQEAGFYLHTYISGAFEVAY; encoded by the coding sequence GTGACCAAGCTTCCTGCTGAACAGGGCCAATCCGCTGAAGTGTGGCTAGCAGAGCAACTGACCCAACAGGGCTGGCAGGTGCTTGCACGACGCTGGCACTGTCGCTGGGGCGAGTTGGATCTGGTGCTCCTAGGCGAGGAGTTGGTGGTCTTTGTAGAGGTCAAGGCACGCCGTCAGGTGGGTATCGACGGACAAGGGCTCCTGGCTATCACCCCTGCCAAACAGCGCAAGCTGATCCGTACTGCAGGCTTATTCCTGGCAAGCCGTGAGGAGCTAGAGCAGTGCGCCTGCCGCTTTGACGTAGCCTTAGTGGGTATACAGGAGGCGGGATTTTATCTGCACACGTATATTTCAGGGGCCTTTGAAGTGGCATATTAG
- the mraY gene encoding phospho-N-acetylmuramoyl-pentapeptide-transferase: protein MPEGLLLAGGLGAVLLSVLAFVRLDALVSLGAGFTGAALLGWAVIPLLRSLKIRQVIQTDGPQTHQVKGGTPTMGGLFWVPPALVLPLFWVQTPRVWAVLALTLAYGLVGFWDDWRVITSRPGGPRGIPPWLKMSLLLAFGTIFVVYLFKTGYTPVVRGWADEGWLPLGLLFWPLGLFVLTGTSNAVNLTDGMDGLAAGTGAVACVALGLVVPADLALLCWVMAGCCLGFLVHNHKPARVFMGDTGSLALGGFLGAVSLVSAQLLPFLVMGGVFVLEALSVLIQVYYYKATKGPDGKGKRFFRMAPVHYHLELSGWPEIHVVALFYGLALVLAALAVWLRRL, encoded by the coding sequence GTGCCGGAGGGCCTCCTCCTAGCTGGAGGGTTAGGAGCCGTACTGCTGTCTGTGCTGGCCTTCGTCCGACTTGATGCTCTGGTGAGTCTGGGTGCGGGCTTCACAGGAGCTGCCCTGCTCGGGTGGGCGGTCATCCCCTTGCTGCGTTCCCTCAAGATCCGCCAAGTGATCCAGACAGACGGGCCGCAGACGCATCAGGTCAAGGGCGGTACCCCGACGATGGGAGGGCTTTTCTGGGTGCCTCCAGCCCTGGTTTTGCCGCTCTTTTGGGTCCAGACTCCCCGAGTCTGGGCTGTCCTTGCCTTGACTTTGGCCTACGGGCTGGTCGGGTTTTGGGACGACTGGCGGGTCATCACGAGCCGCCCTGGTGGGCCGCGCGGCATCCCCCCCTGGCTGAAGATGAGCTTGCTGTTGGCCTTTGGGACGATTTTTGTGGTCTATCTTTTTAAGACGGGCTACACGCCGGTGGTGCGCGGCTGGGCAGACGAAGGGTGGTTGCCCCTGGGACTCTTATTTTGGCCTTTGGGTTTGTTTGTCCTCACAGGCACGAGTAACGCAGTCAACTTAACGGATGGCATGGATGGGCTGGCTGCGGGGACTGGGGCAGTAGCCTGTGTAGCGCTGGGCCTTGTTGTTCCTGCGGATCTAGCCCTTTTGTGTTGGGTGATGGCGGGTTGCTGTCTGGGCTTTTTGGTCCATAACCACAAGCCTGCCCGCGTCTTCATGGGGGATACCGGGTCCCTGGCTTTGGGGGGCTTTTTGGGGGCAGTGAGTCTGGTGAGTGCTCAATTGCTGCCCTTTTTGGTCATGGGGGGGGTATTTGTCCTAGAGGCGCTCTCGGTCCTGATTCAGGTCTACTACTACAAAGCGACTAAAGGGCCGGACGGCAAGGGCAAACGTTTTTTCCGCATGGCTCCGGTGCACTATCATCTGGAGTTATCCGGTTGGCCTGAAATCCACGTGGTCGCGCTCTTCTACGGGCTTGCGCTCGTGCTGGCAGCCCTCGCGGTCTGGTTGCGCCGTCTCTAG
- a CDS encoding universal stress protein has protein sequence MTLLTNILLAVEEAPAPVDMLKILLALPISRGSKITLLHVTRGVASAEKYTEQLARGRDLLEKTALSLELDDNYRLNTLLRTGDPKEVVSQIAEEMKASLLIMGSRGLNNLMAILKDSVSQYVFQRASCPMLLIRDGVYPNPLNRVAVAVSDSMAAKFALRSAVDLCRTIPGSEILLIHVRTRPLGDQEIGKAIDPEEESLLLATAAEFVRQQRVPYRTLYGVGAAGAEICRIAEENNASFLVLGCEDRRPSIAKTLPDLDLLLGTSVSDYVRIHAPCPVLLQKTPV, from the coding sequence ATGACCCTGCTGACCAATATCCTGCTAGCCGTAGAAGAAGCTCCTGCACCAGTGGACATGCTCAAGATCCTCTTGGCGCTGCCCATAAGCCGGGGGTCCAAAATCACCCTGCTGCACGTCACTCGGGGGGTAGCCTCTGCGGAGAAATACACGGAGCAACTGGCTCGAGGCCGTGATCTACTGGAGAAAACCGCCCTCAGCCTAGAACTTGATGACAACTATCGCCTCAATACCCTGCTCAGGACCGGCGATCCCAAAGAGGTGGTCTCTCAGATCGCCGAGGAGATGAAAGCTTCCTTGCTCATCATGGGCTCTCGGGGACTCAACAACCTCATGGCTATCCTTAAAGATTCGGTGAGTCAGTATGTTTTTCAGCGGGCCTCCTGTCCTATGCTCCTAATCCGCGATGGCGTCTATCCCAACCCCCTCAACCGCGTTGCGGTCGCGGTGTCCGACTCGATGGCTGCGAAATTTGCCCTCAGGAGTGCTGTGGACCTGTGTCGGACTATTCCAGGGAGTGAAATTTTGTTGATCCACGTCCGCACCCGTCCGCTCGGCGACCAGGAAATCGGCAAAGCCATTGACCCGGAGGAGGAAAGCTTGCTCCTGGCGACTGCTGCTGAATTTGTCCGCCAACAGCGCGTCCCCTACCGGACCTTGTATGGCGTGGGCGCGGCAGGAGCCGAGATCTGCCGTATTGCCGAAGAAAATAATGCCAGTTTCCTCGTCCTAGGCTGTGAGGACCGCCGCCCTTCAATTGCCAAAACCCTACCGGACCTCGACCTCCTGTTGGGCACTTCGGTCTCCGACTATGTGCGCATCCATGCTCCGTGCCCGGTGTTACTCCAGAAGACCCCGGTCTAG